A region of the Gadus morhua chromosome 1, gadMor3.0, whole genome shotgun sequence genome:
TTTAAAAAGCAGGGCATTAGGTCCCAACACTCAGTTTGGAGGAACTAGAGGAACATACACACCTTAGGattggtgtgtatgtgattgtgtctgactgtgcgtgtgtgggtctgtgtgacaTCCCTCCTGGTAATGAATGAGTAAACTTCAATCTTTTCAAACTCCTGTGAAAGGAGCCGTGAAAACTTGCGATCCCATCCCGAGCGATCGCGTATGAAGAGTTGACTTTGTTTAGTACATCTGGCCCTCGTCGGACCCTACGATGACAACTGCCTTGTAGTAGGAGGCCGCCCTTCAGACAGACAAGGATCATCACAGGGCCATCGCTTGTCTGGTGTCGAAGAGAGCTGGTTAAAGGCAAGGTATGAATACATTGACGGATAGAGATGCAGATCACACTGCTTATGGCATGGCATGGCCCTTTATAGATTGGAAAATGTATGGTTTACTTGCACATGTTTTGTTAGGATTTATGGGGAAGAAGGCATTTTATATTGCTCATTGTTTATCATGTCACGACTTTGTATTATTGTTCGTCCCTCCTTTTGATCAGTTTTTGTatcaataattattttttatagtaATATCTTTTTAGAAGTATATTTAGCTTAAAATTAGGTAAGGCAGGTTGAATTATTATTGCTTGACTCTTCTAACTATCATCATATTGTTTAATAAATATTGGCTAATTTCTAATGAGAAGCAAGCTTATTCAATGAATTAATAGGACGTGGCTGTGTGGGTGGACAAGTGAcgcactgtgtttgtgtgtatgcatactgTACATACGTATATACCTCTTGTATATATTTAGCTTGTGCAAAATTCAGCCGCCAGACTCTTAACAAAAACAAGTAGGTACTGTCACATAACTCCTGTCCTGGCATCATTACATTGGCTGCCCATTCAGGCTAGAGCCGATTTTAAAGTTCTTCTCTTAACTTATAAGGCATTAAATGGACTTGCACCTTCTTATTTAACTGAACTACTTTTTCCCTACATTCCGCCACGTCCACTCCGTTCTCTTAGTTCTAACCTCCTTGTCATCCCACCAATCAATAAAAAGTCTGCTGGTGGCAGGGCCTTTTCCTACCGTGCTCCTTTTCTATGGAATGGCTTCCCACTATGTATCAAAGAAGCTTCATCCACTGCAATTTTCAAGTCCCGTCttaaaacatacctttttactCAATACTTTGGTTTAAACtaatttttaaatgttttatcatATTCCTGTGGTgttttaatattgttttaatattgttattattgtactTGATATTTTGTAAAGTGTATTGAGACCATGTACCATGGTGATTTTGaactttaaataataaattgattgattgattgattgtttcAGATTAGGGCTATCCCTGAGCTGAACTCTTCCAGCACTATAGACCAGTGATTCCCTCCTGTAAGACGATTGTTGTCACGCTCACATAAACCATCACAAGAAGGTGAGCCCAGTCCTAGTGACAAAGTTATTCACACTCTCAATCTAATATTATGATGCGGTTAAAGCATGCTGTTTTCCATGGGGTGGCCCGATATGCATATCTGGTCACAGGAGATTTCGGACTTTACTTGGTTAAAAAGATATGTGCACATAAAAATCACCCATTTGCAATCACCCCAAAAAGTTTTCAACCACTACTGAAAGGGTTGGCGGGTGAGGTGGGTGTCATTAGGAAGGCGATGTCAATTTCAATTTGTTAAAATAACCTATTTTTTTTACTCTGTTCCGTACTTCTGTACTACAACAGAGGCACCTTTTTATGGCTGCAGTGTAGCCGCTCAAATCCCATTTCAATAACAAAAGTTCTGTGGTGCATTAAATATTCACAGTTCATTACACACAATTTGCTCATCCAATAACTTTTCACGCCACTAGACCAATTTGTCAACCAAATTAAGTCTGCCTTGCCTGAAAatgcaaaatataaataaataacaataaaacaacccAAGCCACAAAACATCCTGTCTTCCCCCACCCACCAGAGTAGAACCATGGCTGGCTCACTAAATTGAGCCGTCCAAATACAAGCAGTGTTCTCCAAGGCTGATCGATGTGCTGTCGGCGGAGCCTCACCTCTGGAAACAACACGATACCTTTAATCCTTTTGACTCTGAACTCTGGATGCATCCCATATACATACATcaccaccagagagagacatgtgAGAGTTCCCGGGTATAGAAAGCATGTTGAATAgatggaagggggagagggaaatggGAAAGGGAAATTGGTCATAAAAAATACTTACCACTTCATAGACAGATTGCGAACAACTCCAAAACAAATAATTGTTTCTTCTTTCAGAACATAATGATTCCAAACAATACCCCAGACATAGCATGTTGTTTCAAGGTGTTATTTAATACACAAACCATTCTCTGAGAGTCTACATTTTATTCAGTGATCTTGATTGATGACCTGATTTTTAGGTTTTCAAAAAAATCATGCTGCACTAGCTACATTTTTCTGATTCATGCTTAAAACTGATCGCTGATGAAAAACTTGGCTTAATGTGTCCTTCTCTTGGAAGATGTTTGCTATCTGTAACTCTCTTTCCCACAAACAAAACCTTTTGTGTTATATGAATCAGGGGCTGCAGAGAGAAGTCAGAGAGCTGAGGTACAAGCAGATGCAAATGCTGAACAACACATTCACTCTCATGCAGCTGTTTAAATAAGCTTCACACTTCCTCCAATAGGCATTATTCCTGTGATTTCTCACATAGTCATCTGTTCCTCTCCCAGGTATTGCTCTACTTCATCCCAAACCCTCTGAACTGACATTGATACATCTGCCTTGTTGGTACGCAAGCCATATCTTTCCAAAAGAAAAGCATCAAATATGCTGCGTGAGATCCAGATGGCACTGTAGCAtatattcatgttctgttatcTAACACTGACACATATGTTACCATCAGTTGAGCCTactaaaaagcaacaacaaaaccaacatGGAAATATAGCATTTTAAGTATTTGGCTATTTTCCTTCACCCAACAGGCTACGACCCTCTGCACAGACTGTAGCTGAGGATACTATTCAGCAGAAATGGCTCCTGCAGTCGGTGGCCCTCAAGGATACACGCCCCCGGAGGGTGGCTGGGGATGGATGGTGGTGATCGGCGCCTTCATCTCCATCGGCTTCTCCTACGCCTTCCCAAAGTCCATCACCGTCTTCTTCAAGGAGATTGAGGTCATCTTCGATGTTACTAGCAGCCAGGTGTCGTGGATTTCATCCATTATGCTGGCGTGTATGTATGGAGGAGGTAAGATCTCTTTTCCCTTTTCTAAGTTATTTTGCACACTTAATGAATTGAATGCATCCGTTTAATTTGGATTTGAACAAAATCTTTAATGTTTTGAGTTTATACATGACCCAAGATTCCCAAAACCACAGCGTGCTAAGCTTACTGTAGTCGAAGTGGAACATTAGTTATTCaacaataaataagtaaataataataatcattaacCTTAATGGACAGATACATATGAATTTCCGAAATGAATGTTGAAAGCCAATAGATAATAGTCTCACTAAATGACTATTTACAATGGCCTGTTCATTCTGACATGTTTTGCAAGGTAAATTACAGGCATGAATAAAGTATAGATAAAAGAAAGTGTCTAGAAGAGTCTCCAAGGATAGATTTTATTCCTGAGAATATTCAGAAAAATACTCCTCTTTATGCATCTTTACCACCGAAAGAACATAGTCGAGGAAGTGGTAAgttacaaaaacaaaatctaTATTTGTTGAACTACTCTGTAAATCCTTGTCTGTTTATGATAACATAagattttgttgtgttgttagtTGTAAAATAAATGGGTAGACCCCATTGACCATTGCAAGGACGAACGCTTTCTTCCAGAATGGTTTCCTAAAAATGGGTGTGTTGTTGGCAATTCGTTCCATTATACAGTAAACAGTGTGAAGGTTATAATCCACTCAGCATGTGGGCATTCATATAAAAGGTGAATACATGTATTCTTTCATTTATAATGCAATAAACACATCTGACAAGCTTATTGACCTTTCCTTGAAGTCTGGAGCAATACCTGCCAAATAAGTAAACCAACATCCTATCACACTTGTAGCCCTGAGAactctccaagcacacacactttcaagaTAAGATTTTGAATTACTGGTCACTCTGGCTCTCCTTCAATTTCAGATTCATTACATTCCTAATGTCTAACATTGGTCCGGTCGCCAACAATTGATTTTGTATGATTCTTAGCCACTCTCCTTTCTGAAGGGCAGGAAAGAACTCATTGTTAGATTTTAGAGTCTGCCTTCGTTACAATCCTGAAAAAAACACCTTGCTTTGTCCTGCTCTTCGCTCACAAATGAGTCTGGACAACCTCTAAACAAAACCTGTCAGCTTCTATTTAATCTCGTTGGGCGGTACGGGGACTTGGCAGGGAGGTGGAAGCATCTTTCATGCGGATACTCATTCTCATTTTGCTGTGCTATTAAAATCCATGCTAGGGAAATGACATTGTGGCACCTAATTCCTTGCATCCATTTAAGTTGCTGTTTATACaaactatttttattttgtgacACATATTAGCCATGCATTGCATTGTCTATATTTGTTGTTGCTACACACATTCAATCACATTCAATTCTACCTTTGAATGCTGTATTCATGAAGTGTAGGCTTGCACATCAAAAATAACAGATAAAATAGAAATGGATATGTGGGTGGGCAATAGGCTACTAACAGTTAGACATGAGGGATGAATCTTTTCCTCTGTAAAATGTACCAGATAAAAATCCTCACCATGCCTTCAAGAAACCTCACATGTAAACATAATTTCAAAAGGACGAGAGAATATTTAGGCCTGCTGCAGTGCAGCATTGACAAGAGAATTCAAGAAATGGTATTGAAGTCATCGCGctagagctgtgtgtgtgtgtgtgtgtgtgtgtgtgtgtgtgtgtgtgtgtgtgtgtgtgtgtgtgtgtgtgtgtgtgtgtgtgtgtgtgtgtgtgtgtgtgtgtgtgtgtgtgtgtgtgtgtgtgtgtgtgtgtgtgtgtgtgtgtgtgtgtgtgtgctatgagACTCTGCTACCTTCCCCTCATCCTTGCCTATTCGATGTTCAGGTCCAATCAGCAGTATCCTGGTTAATAAGTACGGGAGTCGCGCTGTGATGATGTTCGGGGGCTGCTTGTCCGGATCGGGCCTCATCGCCGCCTCTTTCTGCAACTCCATCCAGGCGCTCTATTTCTGCATTGGAGTTGTGGGAGGTGAATACGTTTGAGTTGTATCGCATAAACAACCTTATTTCATGCAACGCTGCTGCCACCTAGTGTTGCATTAAAGGAATACAAAATATTTTTGCTGTAATATAATTAAATCAGTATTGCTTCAGTAGTACTATCATCATTATAAGTCCTATTCATGTAAATCCTCTGTTGAATGTCAAGGAATGCCTGGGCTCACTGTCTAACACTTTCTCGCTTTAATTTTCAGGCTTGGGATTAGCCTTCAACCTCAACCCAGCACTTACAATGATCGGAAAGTACTTCTTCAAGAAGAGACCCATTGCCAACGGCATCGCCATGGCCGGCAGCCCTGTCTTCCTCTCCACCCTGGCACCGATCAACACCTGGTTCTTCGACAAGTTTGGCTGGAGAGGAAGCTTTCTGATCCTTGGGGGCCTTCTCTTCAACTGCTGTGTGGCAGGTTCTCTCATGCGACCCATAGGGCCCAAACCCAAACCGGTGGAGAGGGGCACGGAGAGGAGGACCGCATCACAGATCATGAACAGCTTCATTGACTTCACCCTGTTCAAGCACCGTGGCTTCCTGCTGTATCTCATGGGCAACTTCATCATGTTCTTCGGCCTCTTCGCCCCACTCGTTTTCCTCAGTAATTTCGGCAAGAGTAGAGATATCCCCAAAGAGAAGGCTGCTTTTTTGCTTTCCGTACTCGCTTTTGTAGATATGGTGGCAAGGCCCTCCATGGGCATGGTGGCCAACACCAAGTGGATCCGACCAAGAATACAATACTTCTTTGCTGCGTCTGTCTTGTACAACGGTGTGTGCCATGTGATGGCACCTTTATCTGTGACCTACACAGGCTTTGTGATTTATGCAATTTTCTTCGGCTTCGCCTTCGGCTGGCTGAGCTCGGTGCTGTTTGAGACCTTGATGGATATCGTTGGGGCTCAGCGCTTCTCCAGTGCTGTGGGGCTGGTCACCATTGTGGAGTGTGGCCCTGTGCTGTTAGGACCACCTCTATTGGGTAAGTGCCACCACCATTCAACTGTTGATTAAAGAACATTTACAAATTAAAAATGACATGatgacaaaaataaacattgttatTTGATAAAGGAGACGGTGAGCCGGTGCCTGTACATATATGTGTGCAAACACAATTTTTCATTGTCTTGTGTTCACTTTCCATCATACCTTGGTTTTAACCAGTTCTCACATTATCTCTCACCATAAAGTTAATCTACTCCAGCAGTTAACTGTTGCTAATGGAATACCTACAATAAGTAATTGCCAACACACATGTGATATTCTGAGGAGTGACGACGATAATTTCATCCTGAAAACGGCATAGAAAAGGTTATTAAAATTACATATGTTGTTAATTTTCCACAGGGAGGTTCAAAGACATCTACAATGATTACAAGTACACCTACCAGGGATGCGGTATTATCCTCATTGTTTCCAGTGTGTTCCTCTTCTTTGCCATGGGAATCAACTATCGTCTAATGGAcaaagagaagaaggaggaagagagaagggtTAAGGTAGAGGGTAGGAGATATGAGCCAAATAAAAGCAAAGCAGTGTCAAAGGTGGCAGAAGATACTGTCTAACTAATCGATTCTTTACTGAGCTGAATTTTTTTTCCATGCATCTTTGTTTTTGCACATATAACAACCAAGAATAATAGTTTCTATAATATAATTATCTTTTTACTTCTGTACTGTTTTACACTCTGAAGTTGATATTCAATATACTACTAAACCTCCAAGCCTCACTTTCCaagtttattatttttccaataaatgctctgttttgctctttcgcacaggcacacaggatGGCCTGAATGTGTCTGATTTTTCTGATGTGATTGTAGTCTAGCCCACTCAATCAGGAGTGCATGGCAATGATGACCATACAATGTATTCATGCATTTAATTATGacttaaatgaaaaataaatcactGTAACCATAACAAAGTCTATATTTCCTGAAATTGAATACAGAATACAATTGCATTCgattttttacaatatatttcaaactatatagagtggcaaagtcacgccccttccggtagagcccatgggacctatg
Encoded here:
- the slc16a1a gene encoding monocarboxylate transporter 1a, with protein sequence MAPAVGGPQGYTPPEGGWGWMVVIGAFISIGFSYAFPKSITVFFKEIEVIFDVTSSQVSWISSIMLACMYGGGPISSILVNKYGSRAVMMFGGCLSGSGLIAASFCNSIQALYFCIGVVGGLGLAFNLNPALTMIGKYFFKKRPIANGIAMAGSPVFLSTLAPINTWFFDKFGWRGSFLILGGLLFNCCVAGSLMRPIGPKPKPVERGTERRTASQIMNSFIDFTLFKHRGFLLYLMGNFIMFFGLFAPLVFLSNFGKSRDIPKEKAAFLLSVLAFVDMVARPSMGMVANTKWIRPRIQYFFAASVLYNGVCHVMAPLSVTYTGFVIYAIFFGFAFGWLSSVLFETLMDIVGAQRFSSAVGLVTIVECGPVLLGPPLLGRFKDIYNDYKYTYQGCGIILIVSSVFLFFAMGINYRLMDKEKKEEERRVKVEGRRYEPNKSKAVSKVAEDTV